The following proteins are encoded in a genomic region of Sorangiineae bacterium MSr12523:
- a CDS encoding SulP family inorganic anion transporter — translation MESKAHNSSRTYSQDLLASVVVFLVALPLCMGIAIASGAPPAAGLMTGIIGGLVVGTIQGSPLQVSGPAAGLTVIVWQLIQHHGLAALGVMVLLAGAIQAAAALVKGGRWFRAVPPSVIHGMLAGIGVLIFAGQFHVMVDDKPKSSGWLNLISIPMAVWKALFPEGNIHHQQAALVGVVSIATLLLWTRVPARLRLIPGPLVGVVVGTIVANVFGFSIAHVNVPSDLTASISLPTSASLQLLTNPAVWGTAMALAVVASAETLLCAGAVDRMHTGPRTNYNRELFAQGVGNMLCGLVGALPMTGVIVRSSANVQAGAKSRLSAFLHGVWILVLVVALPQVLRLVPVASLAAILVFTGYKLVNVKMMKELSKFGKSEVAIYAVTVVAIVATDLLKGVMVGLGLAIAKLLYRMSRMEIHLEDIPEQARAVLRLRGTATFFRLADIAETVDRVPPGRELHIHFDELDHVDHATLEFLTNWEKQHRTQGGSVVVDWHALEQRYHSHRGNHRKATPQVENEAMPKEGDPLAGAA, via the coding sequence ATGGAATCGAAAGCCCATAACAGCAGTCGCACCTACTCGCAGGACCTCCTCGCGTCCGTCGTCGTCTTCCTGGTGGCCCTTCCGCTGTGCATGGGAATCGCCATCGCATCGGGCGCTCCACCCGCCGCGGGCCTGATGACCGGAATCATCGGCGGGCTCGTGGTGGGCACCATCCAGGGCTCACCCCTGCAGGTCAGCGGGCCTGCGGCGGGCCTCACGGTCATCGTCTGGCAGCTCATTCAACACCACGGCCTGGCCGCGCTCGGCGTGATGGTGCTCCTCGCGGGCGCCATTCAAGCCGCGGCGGCCCTGGTCAAGGGAGGTCGCTGGTTCCGAGCCGTTCCGCCGTCGGTCATCCACGGCATGCTCGCCGGCATCGGCGTGCTGATCTTCGCGGGCCAGTTCCACGTCATGGTGGACGACAAGCCGAAGAGCAGCGGCTGGTTGAACCTGATCAGCATCCCGATGGCGGTGTGGAAGGCGCTGTTCCCCGAAGGGAACATCCACCACCAGCAGGCGGCCCTGGTCGGCGTCGTCAGCATCGCGACGCTCTTGCTCTGGACGCGTGTGCCGGCGCGTTTGCGCCTCATCCCCGGCCCGCTCGTGGGGGTCGTGGTGGGCACCATCGTGGCCAACGTTTTCGGCTTCTCCATCGCCCACGTCAACGTACCGAGCGATCTCACCGCGTCCATCTCACTGCCCACGTCGGCCTCGCTCCAGTTGCTGACGAATCCGGCCGTGTGGGGCACGGCGATGGCCTTGGCCGTCGTTGCTAGCGCGGAGACGTTGCTCTGCGCGGGCGCCGTCGACCGCATGCACACCGGACCGCGGACGAACTACAACCGCGAGCTCTTCGCCCAGGGCGTCGGAAACATGCTCTGCGGCCTCGTGGGTGCGCTTCCCATGACGGGCGTCATCGTCCGTTCCTCGGCCAATGTCCAAGCCGGTGCGAAGTCCAGGCTCTCCGCCTTCCTGCACGGCGTGTGGATCCTCGTGCTCGTGGTGGCCCTGCCCCAGGTGTTGCGGCTCGTGCCGGTCGCCAGCTTGGCCGCCATCCTCGTCTTTACCGGCTACAAGCTGGTCAACGTCAAGATGATGAAGGAGCTCTCCAAGTTCGGGAAGAGCGAGGTGGCCATCTACGCCGTCACGGTCGTCGCCATCGTCGCCACGGACTTGCTCAAGGGCGTGATGGTGGGCCTGGGCCTGGCCATTGCGAAGCTCCTCTACCGCATGTCCCGCATGGAAATTCATCTCGAGGACATTCCCGAGCAGGCTCGCGCCGTGCTCCGTCTGCGCGGAACGGCCACGTTCTTCCGCCTGGCCGACATCGCCGAAACCGTGGACCGCGTGCCGCCGGGACGCGAGCTGCACATCCACTTCGACGAGCTCGACCACGTCGATCACGCCACCTTGGAGTTTCTCACCAATTGGGAGAAGCAGCATCGCACCCAAGGCGGTTCGGTCGTGGTCGACTGGCATGCCCTCGAGCAGCGTTACCATTCGC
- a CDS encoding carbonic anhydrase: MQKLIQGIHEFQRSIFRPQRELFEKLATGQNPETLFITCSDSRINPNLITQTQPGELFIIRNAGNIIPPHSLHVGGEAATIEYAIAALKVKDIIICGHTRCGAMKAVVHPADVNELPRVASWLAHAEATRQIIREHYRHLEGEARVTATVQENVLVQLEHLRTQPMVAAGIAGGTLRLHGWVYKIETGEVFAFDPEQRQFLPVADARLPAAPEPVTHFQSI; the protein is encoded by the coding sequence ATGCAAAAGCTGATTCAAGGGATTCACGAGTTTCAACGCAGCATTTTCCGTCCGCAGCGAGAGTTGTTCGAGAAGCTGGCGACCGGTCAGAACCCCGAGACTCTCTTCATCACGTGCTCGGACTCGCGCATCAATCCCAACCTCATCACGCAGACGCAGCCCGGCGAGTTGTTCATCATCCGAAACGCCGGAAACATCATTCCACCGCACAGCCTGCACGTGGGCGGTGAGGCAGCCACCATCGAATACGCGATTGCCGCGCTCAAGGTGAAGGACATCATCATCTGCGGCCATACGCGTTGTGGCGCCATGAAAGCCGTCGTGCATCCCGCCGACGTGAACGAGCTCCCGCGCGTGGCCAGCTGGCTGGCGCATGCGGAGGCGACGCGGCAGATCATCCGCGAACACTACCGCCACCTCGAGGGCGAGGCGCGCGTCACGGCGACCGTGCAGGAGAACGTGCTCGTGCAGCTCGAGCATCTGCGCACGCAGCCGATGGTCGCCGCAGGCATCGCCGGAGGAACGCTCCGCCTGCATGGCTGGGTCTACAAGATCGAGACCGGCGAAGTGTTCGCATTCGATCCCGAGCAACGGCAGTTCTTGCCCGTCGCAGACGCGCGCCTGCCGGCTGCTCCCGAACCCGTCACCCACTTCCAATCTATCTGA